Part of the Methanofastidiosum sp. genome is shown below.
GTAAAAGTGAATAGGGATTGATATCACACCCAAAAACATTTTCTACTTTTTTACAAAGATGCAGAGAAATAATACCACTTCCCACACCAATCTCAAGAGCATTATGAAAATCGGATATATCAATTGATTCAATTAATAGGTAAGAATCTTCACTAGGGGGGTATACTCTTTCGTCTTCAGCGATTTTAAAGTCTTTAATCTCCATATTACCACATAAGACACCATAAAAATTAAATAAAATTATAAATGTAACTAATAAAAAGGTATTGTAAAAGAGATCTATAGGAACATAGGCTGAGAAAATGGTGAGCTTCAAAGATAATCTGTTTGATAATATTACAAAAGAGTACGCTAATGATTTTAATAATCAGATTAAATGCGTAAAGGATTCAGTATTGACCCTTGAAGAAGCGATAAAACTATTAGAAAAAGATTGTATTTCAGAAATGGAAGATAAATGTAAAATAGTAATGGAATTAGAAAAAGAAGGAAAGAATCACCAGGATAATATAAAAGAAGGTATAGCTAAGGGACTATTTTTAGGGCCAACTGGACTGAAGTATGCCGAAATTTCTTCTTTAATCGGGGAAATAGGTCAAAATGCTAAATCAATTTCCGAAATGCTCACCAATTTAAAGGGAGAAAAAATACCTAAAGATTTAGTCA
Proteins encoded:
- a CDS encoding DUF47 family protein; protein product: MSFKDNLFDNITKEYANDFNNQIKCVKDSVLTLEEAIKLLEKDCISEMEDKCKIVMELEKEGKNHQDNIKEGIAKGLFLGPTGLKYAEISSLIGEIGQNAKSISEMLTNLKGEKIPKDLVKDFVKLIETDESITREIYLTLKRIGDINDEKINRFYKKILKKKAEVEYLSDSLVYKYKKHDEKENLSQTFKDIIAILKKISEDGEKVALIINN